Proteins encoded in a region of the Mucilaginibacter sabulilitoris genome:
- a CDS encoding V-type ATP synthase subunit I domain-containing protein — MLTQTEIYQLSDIKLLELLCSSDDDHLLYEQFVNRFLKDVQDECKRLCERRKLDTHIGIQIAHETFERLKKYKSFKTDRIKLVDERKAILSYLNRISTTLFNTYHKHNEDKGTIHKTYFDDILGGTDCSATDAKVLKERKDLAIFIFKKLNIKEQKIILADLEYKRHHKYLPDDVIDSLAEELNIKRDSVRKIRERAIEKIKNAINEINQ; from the coding sequence TTGTTAACCCAAACGGAAATTTATCAACTCTCAGATATTAAATTGCTTGAGCTACTATGTTCGAGCGACGACGATCACTTATTGTATGAACAATTTGTTAATCGGTTTTTGAAAGATGTCCAGGATGAATGTAAACGTTTATGTGAAAGACGAAAACTGGATACGCACATAGGCATTCAGATTGCTCACGAGACCTTTGAAAGGCTGAAGAAATATAAATCATTTAAGACAGATCGGATCAAACTTGTCGATGAACGCAAAGCTATTCTTTCTTACTTAAATAGAATATCCACTACCTTATTTAACACTTACCATAAACATAATGAGGACAAGGGCACAATTCACAAGACCTATTTTGACGATATACTTGGTGGCACGGACTGTTCTGCTACAGATGCAAAAGTATTGAAGGAGAGAAAGGACCTGGCAATTTTTATATTTAAAAAGCTTAATATTAAAGAACAAAAGATAATTTTGGCCGACTTGGAATATAAAAGACATCATAAATACCTACCGGATGACGTTATAGATTCATTAGCGGAGGAGCTTAACATTAAACGGGACTCGGTACGCAAAATACGGGAGCGAGCGATTGAGAAAATTAAAAATGCCATCAATGAAATCAACCAATAA
- a CDS encoding spondin domain-containing protein has protein sequence MKTWVFAALIPVSLAACKKDDKNKDGDSPQSTTLMVENVLKSQPLVESGTFQGNGTPALIFPGQSTTITFSAAKGEALSFATMYGWSNDLFFAPANPGIKVYDNDGNPIEGDVSAQVKLWDNGTRINQKPGATVNHPGTADNKNITEVTGADAQGNTYLEASKLVKATLKYNGNSQFTLTLQNTSGGTTNETPLSPGVWSVSYIVGGNLLAPTPLYESGKPTANGLTNIAEAGDNVALSAYVKSITGIFTPLSPVLAVVYNGIENPIYKVGEKDRGKGLTLIAQQGNAATLAAYLKTFPGVKAVYVLPAPTTTVLLPQVGNTPGGIVSQELSVSKGDRLAIATMYGFSNDWFFSSVDNGVDATQKGDISGSIKLFDDGTAINQFPGAGLTQFNLAGTPLKEDQPIAAVPNPNAFTTLPEISNIIKVTLK, from the coding sequence ATGAAGACGTGGGTATTCGCGGCCCTCATTCCGGTAAGCCTCGCGGCCTGTAAAAAAGACGATAAAAATAAGGATGGTGACAGCCCCCAATCCACTACCCTAATGGTAGAAAACGTCCTGAAATCTCAACCACTAGTTGAATCGGGAACGTTTCAGGGAAACGGAACTCCAGCGCTGATCTTTCCCGGACAATCAACAACCATCACATTTTCCGCTGCCAAAGGGGAAGCACTTTCTTTCGCGACCATGTACGGCTGGTCCAATGACCTTTTCTTTGCTCCTGCTAATCCGGGCATCAAAGTTTATGACAACGATGGCAACCCGATCGAAGGGGACGTTTCCGCACAGGTGAAGTTATGGGATAACGGCACGCGGATCAATCAGAAACCCGGTGCAACTGTTAATCATCCGGGCACCGCTGATAACAAAAACATTACCGAAGTAACCGGAGCGGATGCGCAGGGTAACACCTATTTAGAAGCAAGTAAACTGGTCAAAGCTACCTTGAAGTACAATGGAAATTCGCAATTCACCCTGACTTTGCAAAATACGAGTGGCGGCACCACCAACGAAACTCCCTTAAGCCCTGGTGTTTGGAGCGTTTCGTATATTGTCGGCGGAAATTTACTTGCCCCAACCCCACTTTATGAAAGTGGCAAGCCGACAGCAAATGGATTGACAAATATCGCAGAGGCAGGCGACAACGTGGCACTGAGTGCTTATGTCAAATCGATCACCGGCATATTTACACCTTTATCTCCTGTTTTAGCTGTAGTATACAATGGCATAGAAAACCCGATCTACAAAGTCGGTGAGAAAGATCGTGGAAAAGGATTGACCTTGATCGCACAACAGGGAAATGCAGCTACTCTTGCCGCATATCTGAAAACCTTTCCTGGCGTAAAAGCGGTTTATGTGCTTCCAGCACCTACAACCACTGTATTGCTGCCGCAGGTAGGCAATACTCCCGGAGGTATTGTTTCGCAGGAACTAAGTGTCAGTAAGGGTGACCGTCTGGCTATTGCCACTATGTATGGCTTTTCCAATGACTGGTTCTTTTCATCAGTAGATAATGGTGTTGATGCCACCCAAAAAGGCGATATTTCCGGATCGATCAAATTATTTGATGACGGAACAGCGATCAACCAATTCCCAGGCGCCGGCCTTACGCAATTTAACCTTGCCGGTACACCGCTTAAAGAAGATCAGCCAATTGCGGCAGTTCCGAATCCAAACGCATTTACCACATTGCCGGAAATCAGCAATATCATAAAAGTTACTTTGAAATAG
- a CDS encoding IS1182 family transposase, translating into MLVQQQKIHFSAFSGLYDLIVPKDNLLRKINDLVDFTFIYDELISKYSITNGRAAESPVRMFKYLLLKTVYTVSDVDVVERSQYDMSFKYFLDMSPEEEVIDPSSLTKFRKLRLKDNDLLNLLIGKTVAIAIEKGVIRSRSIIVDATHSLSRSNPYSALEVLRERSKLLRKAVYAIDEDMKAGMPEKNTADELEKELAYCSALEKHIEADQTLSQIPAVKEKLNLLKETVADTQDHYTLSKDRDAKTGHKSADNSFFGYKTHLAMTEERIITAAVVTSGEKGDGPELPKLLEISQNNGIEVERIIGDSAYSGKENLALMNGQDIKVVAKLNPTITQGFRKEEDKFNYNKDADMFVCPAGHLSIRKSRQGKKNVGTNQTDTYYFDVEKCKICPFREGCYKPGAKTKTYSVSIKSDLHQQQMAFQETTQYKESIKHRYKIEAKNSELKNVHGYDRAIAYGIENMQMQGALAIFTVNLKRIIKLIA; encoded by the coding sequence ATGCTCGTTCAACAACAAAAGATCCATTTTAGCGCGTTTTCGGGCTTATATGACCTGATCGTTCCTAAAGACAATCTTCTGCGGAAGATCAATGACCTGGTAGATTTTACCTTTATCTATGATGAACTGATCAGCAAATACAGCATTACTAACGGCCGGGCAGCAGAAAGCCCTGTACGGATGTTCAAGTATCTGTTGTTGAAAACGGTTTATACGGTTTCAGACGTTGATGTGGTTGAGCGTTCGCAGTATGATATGTCTTTCAAATATTTCCTTGATATGTCGCCTGAAGAAGAAGTTATTGATCCCAGTTCATTAACAAAGTTCAGAAAGCTGCGGCTAAAGGATAATGATCTGTTAAACCTGCTCATTGGTAAAACGGTCGCTATCGCTATTGAAAAAGGGGTCATCCGGTCCAGATCCATCATTGTTGATGCTACGCATTCCCTGTCACGGTCAAACCCATATTCAGCATTGGAAGTATTGCGGGAACGCTCGAAACTGCTCCGCAAAGCGGTATATGCTATCGATGAAGACATGAAGGCCGGTATGCCTGAAAAGAACACAGCCGACGAACTGGAAAAGGAACTGGCTTATTGCAGCGCGCTGGAAAAGCACATCGAAGCTGATCAAACGTTAAGCCAGATACCTGCGGTGAAGGAAAAGCTGAACCTGCTGAAGGAAACGGTAGCGGATACGCAGGATCATTATACATTATCTAAAGACAGGGATGCCAAAACAGGGCATAAATCAGCTGACAACTCATTCTTTGGTTACAAGACCCATCTGGCGATGACCGAAGAACGCATCATTACCGCTGCGGTAGTAACATCAGGTGAAAAAGGTGATGGGCCGGAACTTCCCAAGCTTCTGGAGATCAGTCAGAACAACGGCATTGAAGTAGAAAGGATCATCGGCGATTCGGCTTATTCAGGAAAAGAGAACCTTGCGTTAATGAACGGACAGGATATTAAGGTGGTAGCCAAACTAAACCCAACCATTACCCAGGGGTTTAGAAAAGAAGAAGATAAGTTCAATTATAACAAAGACGCTGATATGTTCGTTTGCCCTGCAGGGCATTTGTCCATACGAAAATCAAGACAGGGAAAAAAGAACGTTGGAACAAATCAGACAGACACGTATTACTTTGATGTTGAAAAATGCAAAATCTGCCCATTTAGGGAGGGTTGCTACAAACCTGGGGCAAAAACCAAGACCTATTCTGTAAGCATAAAGTCAGACCTGCACCAACAACAGATGGCTTTTCAGGAAACGACACAATATAAGGAAAGCATCAAACACAGGTATAAGATCGAAGCCAAAAACAGTGAACTAAAAAACGTTCATGGTTATGACCGGGCGATAGCTTATGGTATCGAAAACATGCAGATGCAGGGCGCATTGGCCATCTTTACTGTCAATCTGAAAAGGATCATCAAGCTGATCGCCTAA